One segment of Chthoniobacterales bacterium DNA contains the following:
- the queG gene encoding tRNA epoxyqueuosine(34) reductase QueG: MKQQIVDRARALGFDSCKIAPASPPRHGEDFRTWLREGAAGEMDWLGRGEEKRCDPAQVLPGVRSVIVVALNYWQGELKDAPGSVGEKGKIARYAWGEDYHELMLRKLEQLSELLAEFGGIQKCYVDTGPILERDHAAEAGLGWHGKSTMLIDPRLGTWFFLGEILTTLELPPDAPQAERCGSCQRCIVACPTGAITEPHRLDARRCISYLTIELEGSIPLELRPLIGDRIYGCDDCLDACPWNRFASISREAAFAAGPAIGMPLRDYLALDDARFRQLFRRSPIKRIKRRGFLRNVCVALGNVGNRDDLPALERAAEDPEPLIAEHANWAIEQIRGRLAAGGKVF, from the coding sequence TTGAAGCAGCAAATCGTCGATCGGGCCAGGGCGCTTGGTTTTGATTCGTGCAAAATCGCGCCGGCTTCCCCGCCCCGGCATGGAGAGGATTTTCGAACGTGGCTGCGCGAGGGAGCGGCGGGCGAGATGGATTGGCTGGGCCGCGGAGAAGAGAAACGGTGCGATCCGGCGCAGGTGCTGCCGGGCGTTCGTTCGGTAATTGTCGTCGCGCTTAATTATTGGCAAGGGGAACTGAAAGACGCTCCCGGGTCAGTTGGCGAAAAGGGAAAGATCGCGCGGTATGCATGGGGTGAGGATTACCACGAGCTGATGCTCCGGAAACTGGAGCAATTGAGCGAGCTCCTGGCCGAATTTGGAGGCATTCAAAAGTGCTACGTCGATACAGGACCGATTCTCGAACGGGACCACGCCGCGGAAGCCGGGCTCGGCTGGCACGGCAAAAGCACCATGCTGATCGACCCCAGGCTCGGCACCTGGTTTTTTCTCGGCGAGATTCTGACCACGCTCGAGCTCCCCCCGGACGCGCCGCAGGCGGAGCGCTGCGGAAGTTGCCAGCGTTGCATCGTGGCGTGTCCAACCGGCGCAATCACGGAACCCCATCGCCTCGACGCACGGCGCTGCATCTCCTATCTGACGATCGAACTCGAGGGCTCGATCCCCCTGGAATTACGCCCGCTCATTGGCGATCGGATTTACGGCTGCGACGACTGCCTCGACGCCTGCCCCTGGAATCGGTTCGCCTCGATTTCCCGGGAAGCCGCCTTCGCCGCCGGTCCCGCCATCGGCATGCCGCTGCGGGATTACCTCGCCCTGGACGACGCCAGGTTTCGGCAGCTCTTTCGCCGGTCGCCCATCAAGCGAATCAAGCGGCGCGGATTCCTGCGAAACGTCTGCGTGGCCCTGGGAAATGTGGGCAATCGAGACGATTTACCGGCGCTGGAGAGGGCGGCGGAGGACCCGGAGCCGCTCATTGCCGAGCACGCCAATTGGGCGATTGAACAGATTCGCGGGCGCCTCGCAGCCGGAGGGAAGGTTTTTTGA
- a CDS encoding shikimate kinase: MAARGQSIVLIGFMGAGKSSIGRTLARRTGLSRLDTDEMISARFGLPVSEIFARFGEEKFRETETEILRQFSAAAPAIIVTGGGIVLRQENVKMLRALGKVVSLEADEETLFRRISRRATRPLLQTENPRATMLELLRAREPLYRQAADVRLDTSRLGHDEVADEILRSFGKL; encoded by the coding sequence ATGGCAGCGCGCGGCCAGTCTATTGTTCTGATCGGCTTTATGGGGGCCGGCAAATCGTCCATCGGCCGGACGCTGGCCAGGCGCACGGGCCTTTCGCGCCTGGATACCGACGAGATGATTTCGGCCCGATTTGGTTTGCCGGTCTCGGAAATTTTCGCGCGGTTTGGGGAAGAGAAGTTTCGGGAAACGGAAACGGAGATTCTCCGGCAGTTTTCGGCGGCGGCGCCCGCCATTATCGTGACCGGCGGCGGTATCGTGTTGCGCCAGGAGAACGTGAAGATGCTGCGCGCGCTCGGAAAGGTGGTGAGCCTCGAGGCCGACGAGGAGACGCTTTTTCGCCGGATTTCCCGGAGGGCCACGCGACCGCTCTTGCAAACGGAAAACCCACGAGCCACGATGCTGGAGCTATTGCGGGCGCGTGAGCCGCTCTATCGGCAGGCCGCGGACGTTCGATTGGACACGTCGCGGCTTGGGCACGATGAGGTGGCGGACGAAATTCTGAGGAGCTTTGGAAAGCTGTGA
- the purE gene encoding 5-(carboxyamino)imidazole ribonucleotide mutase, translating into MPETKSSSLVAIIMGSKSDWETMRVSGETLDELGVPNESHVLSAHRTPDATTELARAAADRGVRVIIAAAGGAAHLAGVVAAHTWLPVLGVPMTSALNGLDSLLSIAQMPGGIPVGTLAIGKAGAKNAALLAASIIGLTDDKVREKLLAFRKAQTDAVLSQRVP; encoded by the coding sequence ATGCCTGAGACAAAATCTTCCTCGCTCGTCGCCATCATCATGGGTAGCAAATCGGATTGGGAAACGATGCGCGTTTCCGGGGAAACGCTGGATGAGCTCGGCGTGCCTAACGAATCGCATGTTCTCTCCGCCCATCGCACGCCGGACGCGACCACCGAGCTCGCTCGGGCCGCCGCTGATCGCGGCGTCCGCGTCATCATTGCCGCAGCCGGCGGAGCGGCGCACCTGGCGGGAGTCGTCGCGGCTCACACCTGGCTTCCAGTTCTCGGCGTGCCGATGACTTCCGCGCTCAACGGTTTGGACTCCCTCCTCTCGATTGCCCAAATGCCCGGCGGAATCCCAGTTGGCACTCTCGCGATCGGGAAGGCTGGCGCCAAGAACGCCGCGCTCCTCGCCGCCAGCATCATCGGGCTCACCGACGACAAGGTACGAGAAAAACTTCTCGCCTTTCGGAAAGCCCAGACGGACGCCGTCCTTTCGCAGCGGGTCCCATGA
- a CDS encoding L-threonylcarbamoyladenylate synthase produces MTQIAPSRTPQERAEAVATAAGLLRRGDIVALPTETVYGLAADALNADAVAKIFEAKERPRFDPLIVHLPGREWLDRVTTIDSNARSLVERLLDQFWPGPFTLVLPRNEIVPDIVTAGLPTVAVRISAHPVFSEILQGFASPLAAPSANRFGRISPTTAQHVLDELEGRIPLVVDGGPTAHGLESTIVVPREGRLEILRRGPVTEEQLAAFGEVVVAETRAQPEAPGQLPSHYAPSTPLVLVDDPSAFALPPYKRCGLLAWRPLDESKGFVEVRQLSAREDLKEAATNLFRYLRELDRSNLDLVVAEKLPETGLGAAIMDRLKRAGTPPKGT; encoded by the coding sequence ATGACCCAAATCGCTCCTTCGCGCACGCCCCAGGAGCGCGCGGAGGCCGTCGCGACTGCCGCCGGATTGCTCCGCCGCGGCGATATTGTCGCGCTTCCGACCGAAACCGTCTACGGGCTGGCGGCCGACGCGCTCAACGCTGACGCCGTGGCAAAAATTTTCGAAGCCAAAGAGCGCCCGCGCTTCGATCCGCTCATTGTTCATTTACCCGGTCGCGAATGGCTCGACCGAGTCACGACGATCGACTCCAACGCGCGCAGTCTGGTTGAGAGGTTGCTCGACCAATTCTGGCCCGGGCCGTTCACTCTTGTCCTGCCTCGGAACGAGATTGTTCCCGACATCGTCACCGCCGGTCTGCCGACCGTGGCGGTTAGGATCAGTGCGCATCCCGTCTTCTCAGAAATCCTTCAAGGCTTCGCGTCGCCGCTGGCTGCGCCGAGTGCCAACCGGTTTGGCCGGATCAGCCCCACGACCGCGCAACATGTCCTTGATGAACTGGAAGGCCGGATTCCACTGGTCGTGGATGGCGGTCCTACGGCGCATGGACTGGAATCCACCATCGTCGTCCCGCGTGAGGGGCGACTCGAAATTTTGCGGCGCGGTCCGGTTACGGAGGAGCAACTCGCCGCCTTTGGCGAAGTGGTCGTCGCCGAAACCCGCGCGCAGCCCGAAGCGCCCGGGCAACTTCCGAGCCACTACGCGCCGTCTACTCCGCTCGTTTTGGTCGATGATCCTTCGGCCTTCGCTTTGCCCCCGTACAAGAGATGCGGGCTGCTGGCCTGGAGGCCCTTGGATGAATCGAAGGGATTTGTCGAGGTCAGGCAGTTAAGCGCGCGCGAGGACCTGAAGGAAGCCGCCACCAATCTATTTCGTTATCTCCGGGAACTGGATCGTTCGAACCTCGATCTCGTTGTCGCCGAAAAACTCCCCGAAACCGGCTTGGGTGCTGCGATCATGGACCGCTTGAAACGAGCCGGCACCCCGCCAAAGGGCACTTGA
- a CDS encoding acyltransferase, giving the protein MKRLVWLDVSKGLAILTVVYFHFFRTYFEHGSLPPPDWSNLFSSMRSALGIAWLFVSGLGFHAVGAFIILSGWALAQATVRKAEAGPIGWGGWYRARLLRLYPMYWVAHLVYLLSPFVARFERIDGRIVLSLLGLRFVDISMNFFYLNAAWWYFSMLIQFYLIFPLLFGAARKLGPLLFLLLAGALGFFVRYLMLFPYPQDGLWILGGFAICRLPEFALGMALGLWWARSAARVERFLLSGAGLLGGVILYPVALRLYQNGITYIFVDFATGACCFLVMVGIAGLLARFAWPAKIFALVGAFSYGIYLIHHPYVIWLGFRIREQPIWMFLLISVATMAVIAAWGIALEKATNAFLTKFITRRKPAAA; this is encoded by the coding sequence ATGAAGCGGCTCGTCTGGCTCGATGTTTCCAAGGGGCTGGCCATTCTGACCGTTGTTTATTTTCATTTTTTCCGAACCTACTTCGAGCATGGTTCGCTGCCGCCGCCTGACTGGAGCAATTTGTTTTCCTCGATGCGCTCCGCCTTGGGCATCGCCTGGCTCTTCGTCTCCGGGCTTGGGTTCCACGCGGTCGGCGCTTTCATCATCCTCAGTGGCTGGGCCCTGGCCCAAGCAACCGTGCGGAAAGCGGAAGCGGGTCCCATCGGGTGGGGCGGATGGTATCGAGCGCGGCTCCTCCGGCTTTATCCCATGTACTGGGTGGCGCATCTGGTTTACCTTCTCTCACCCTTCGTCGCGCGCTTCGAACGAATCGATGGCCGCATCGTGCTCAGTCTGCTTGGCCTGCGCTTTGTCGATATCAGCATGAACTTTTTCTATCTGAACGCCGCCTGGTGGTACTTCTCCATGCTAATCCAGTTCTATCTGATTTTTCCGTTGCTCTTTGGGGCGGCCAGAAAGCTTGGGCCTTTACTCTTCCTGTTGCTCGCGGGCGCGCTCGGTTTTTTCGTTCGGTACCTGATGCTCTTTCCCTATCCGCAAGATGGGTTGTGGATTCTGGGTGGCTTTGCCATTTGCCGCTTGCCGGAATTTGCTCTTGGCATGGCTTTGGGCTTGTGGTGGGCGCGCTCGGCCGCTCGCGTGGAACGATTTCTCCTCAGCGGGGCCGGTTTGTTGGGCGGTGTGATTCTATATCCTGTCGCGCTCCGCTTGTACCAGAACGGTATCACCTACATCTTTGTTGATTTCGCCACCGGCGCCTGCTGCTTTCTCGTCATGGTGGGCATCGCCGGCCTGCTCGCGCGCTTCGCGTGGCCGGCGAAAATTTTCGCCCTCGTCGGCGCCTTCTCCTACGGCATCTACCTGATCCATCATCCGTATGTCATCTGGCTGGGATTTCGGATCCGCGAACAGCCGATTTGGATGTTCCTTCTTATTTCCGTGGCCACAATGGCGGTGATCGCCGCTTGGGGCATCGCCTTGGAAAAAGCCACCAACGCGTTTCTTACCAAATTCATCACCCGGCGCAAGCCAGCGGCCGCCTGA
- a CDS encoding membrane dipeptidase — translation MVDRREFLVRSSLAAAGALISRRVFAEGAGEHWPPYRGNFVIDGQGGSAVFYLKDDDPALAAELQAVRDSGLTGLIVSPAPQGRFWLNDAAFERSKETLRQWKARVEAHPDTFLHVQKAEDLARARDEHRLGIIFTFQGTEPLGEEADRIPMFREMGLRVMQLTHNRRNLVGDGCMEPGNAGLSKFGHQVVERLNAEKLVIDLSHGSQRTTLEAIRASKTPVLIGHAGCRSLSDLPRNVADAELRALADNGGVVGIIFWPYLRVDTQPMSIDVIRHLEHAIKVCGEDHVGIGTDSDLAPVKRTPEWERENREWVKGAKEEGTFTAGRPDDLYTFIPDLNAANRFELLAARLSARGHSDTRIAKILGGNFARVMREVWGS, via the coding sequence ATGGTAGACCGGCGCGAGTTTTTAGTCAGGAGTAGCCTCGCTGCGGCCGGGGCGCTGATTTCTCGCCGCGTCTTTGCGGAAGGCGCGGGCGAACATTGGCCTCCCTATCGGGGCAATTTCGTAATTGATGGGCAGGGCGGGAGCGCCGTCTTCTATTTGAAGGACGACGATCCCGCGCTCGCAGCGGAGTTGCAGGCGGTCCGCGATTCCGGCCTCACCGGATTGATTGTGAGTCCGGCGCCTCAAGGTCGTTTCTGGCTGAATGATGCGGCGTTCGAGCGCAGCAAGGAAACGTTGCGACAGTGGAAAGCGCGCGTCGAAGCGCACCCCGACACCTTCCTCCACGTGCAGAAGGCAGAGGACCTCGCGCGCGCGCGCGACGAACACCGCCTCGGGATTATCTTTACCTTTCAGGGAACGGAACCGCTGGGCGAGGAGGCCGATCGCATTCCGATGTTTCGGGAAATGGGACTCCGTGTAATGCAGTTGACTCACAACCGGCGCAATCTGGTCGGGGACGGCTGCATGGAGCCGGGCAACGCGGGCCTGAGCAAATTCGGGCACCAGGTGGTGGAACGCCTGAATGCGGAAAAGCTGGTGATCGATCTCTCGCATGGATCGCAGCGCACCACCTTGGAAGCGATCCGCGCCTCGAAGACGCCGGTGCTGATCGGTCATGCCGGGTGCCGGTCGCTTTCGGATTTGCCGCGCAACGTGGCCGACGCCGAACTGCGGGCGCTGGCTGATAACGGGGGCGTGGTCGGAATTATATTCTGGCCCTATCTCCGGGTGGATACGCAACCGATGTCGATCGATGTCATTCGCCACCTCGAACACGCCATCAAAGTTTGCGGCGAGGATCATGTCGGGATCGGGACCGACAGCGATCTGGCTCCGGTAAAGCGAACGCCGGAGTGGGAACGCGAGAATCGCGAATGGGTCAAGGGCGCGAAAGAGGAGGGGACCTTCACCGCCGGCCGGCCTGACGACCTCTATACCTTCATTCCCGACCTCAACGCCGCCAATCGCTTCGAGTTGCTGGCAGCGCGCCTCTCAGCCCGCGGCCATTCTGACACGCGGATCGCAAAGATCCTGGGAGGAAATTTCGCTCGGGTGATGCGCGAAGTTTGGGGGAGTTAA
- a CDS encoding VOC family protein has product MLHHLSFAVADLTRSAAFYDAALAPLGYFRVFTQESGAGRKESAIGYGRPGGEDEFAIRLRQDGVIAPSDGFHVAFRAPSQEAAAAFHQAALAHGGRDNGGVGFHPEHGPNYFAAFAFDPDGYRIEAVVDEKG; this is encoded by the coding sequence ATGCTGCACCATCTTTCTTTCGCGGTTGCTGATCTCACGCGTTCCGCCGCGTTTTATGACGCCGCGCTCGCTCCGCTTGGCTACTTCCGTGTCTTCACTCAAGAGAGCGGCGCTGGCCGCAAGGAATCGGCCATCGGCTACGGGCGACCCGGGGGCGAGGATGAATTTGCCATCCGCCTTCGTCAGGACGGGGTTATTGCGCCGAGCGACGGCTTCCATGTGGCCTTCCGAGCGCCATCTCAAGAGGCGGCGGCCGCTTTCCACCAGGCGGCGCTGGCCCACGGAGGACGGGATAATGGAGGTGTGGGCTTTCATCCCGAACATGGCCCGAACTATTTCGCCGCTTTCGCTTTCGATCCCGACGGCTACCGGATCGAGGCCGTTGTCGATGAAAAGGGCTAA
- a CDS encoding CTP synthase, whose translation MKYIFITGGVVSSLGKGLAAASLGTLLELRGLRVVFQKFDPYLNVDPGTMNPFQHGEVYVLNDGAETDLDLGHYERFTNCILSRHNNLTSGQVYESVINKERRGDYLGKTVQVIPHVTDVIKDRIREISDESKADVVITEIGGTTGDIEGLPFLEAIRQFILEVGGQNVVNVHVTLVPYIRAARELKTKPTQQSIAKLREIGIQPQVLLCRTEHPLDAELRQKLSMFCNVSPRGVIEARDVPHTIYEMPLMLNAEGLDDLICELLHIDAPPPNLTNWGKFVERVVSPKKQVKIAVVGKYIDLQDAYKSIYESLTHAAASQDCGIQLELIDAETLEGGVDGHLKDVAGVLIPGGFGERGVEGKITAAKFARENKIPYLGLCLGMQVATIEFARNVCGLEKANSTEFDKDAADPVICLLEEQRDVKNKGASMRLGTWPTKIAKGTVAEKIYDDDEVLERHRHRYEFNMKYRERMGEKGFMISGTSPDGSLAELIELKDHPYFMACQYHPEFQSKPNKPHPLFKGFIEAALARQVESR comes from the coding sequence ATGAAATATATTTTTATTACAGGCGGAGTGGTGAGTTCGTTAGGCAAAGGCCTGGCAGCGGCGTCGCTCGGCACGCTTCTCGAGCTCCGCGGTTTGCGGGTCGTGTTCCAAAAGTTCGATCCCTATCTGAATGTCGATCCCGGGACGATGAACCCGTTTCAGCACGGCGAAGTTTACGTGCTGAACGACGGCGCGGAGACCGATCTCGACCTCGGCCATTACGAGCGCTTCACCAATTGCATTCTCTCTCGCCACAACAATCTCACCAGCGGCCAGGTCTACGAAAGCGTCATCAACAAGGAGCGGCGCGGCGATTACCTCGGCAAAACCGTCCAGGTCATTCCCCACGTTACCGATGTCATCAAGGATCGGATTCGCGAAATTTCCGACGAGAGCAAAGCCGACGTCGTCATTACCGAGATTGGCGGAACGACTGGCGACATCGAGGGGCTGCCATTTCTGGAAGCGATCCGGCAATTCATTTTGGAAGTGGGCGGGCAGAATGTCGTCAATGTCCACGTCACGCTGGTGCCGTACATCCGGGCCGCGCGCGAATTGAAGACGAAGCCGACCCAGCAAAGCATTGCGAAGCTGCGCGAGATCGGTATTCAACCGCAGGTCCTGCTTTGCCGGACCGAACATCCGCTTGATGCCGAGCTGCGCCAGAAGCTCTCGATGTTCTGCAACGTCTCGCCGCGCGGAGTCATCGAAGCGCGCGACGTTCCCCACACGATTTACGAAATGCCCCTGATGTTGAACGCCGAGGGTCTCGACGACCTGATCTGCGAGCTGCTCCATATCGACGCGCCGCCGCCGAACCTGACGAACTGGGGGAAATTCGTCGAACGCGTCGTGAGCCCGAAGAAACAGGTCAAGATCGCCGTCGTCGGTAAATACATCGATTTGCAGGACGCTTACAAAAGCATCTACGAATCGCTCACCCACGCCGCGGCCAGCCAGGATTGCGGGATTCAGCTGGAATTGATCGATGCCGAAACCTTGGAGGGCGGCGTTGATGGCCATCTAAAGGATGTGGCCGGCGTCCTGATTCCGGGCGGCTTCGGAGAGCGGGGCGTCGAAGGAAAAATCACGGCAGCGAAATTCGCACGCGAAAACAAGATTCCGTATCTCGGCCTCTGTCTCGGCATGCAAGTGGCCACGATTGAGTTCGCCCGGAACGTATGCGGCTTGGAAAAAGCCAATAGCACCGAGTTCGACAAGGACGCGGCCGACCCTGTCATCTGCCTGCTCGAGGAGCAGCGCGACGTTAAAAACAAAGGCGCCAGCATGCGGCTCGGCACCTGGCCGACCAAGATCGCCAAAGGCACCGTTGCGGAAAAGATCTACGACGACGACGAAGTCCTGGAGCGCCATCGGCACCGTTACGAGTTCAACATGAAGTATCGGGAGAGAATGGGCGAAAAAGGATTCATGATCTCGGGAACCTCACCCGATGGTTCGCTCGCCGAGCTGATCGAGCTAAAGGATCACCCCTATTTCATGGCCTGCCAGTATCACCCGGAATTCCAGAGCAAACCGAACAAGCCGCACCCGCTCTTCAAAGGCTTCATCGAAGCCGCCCTCGCGCGGCAAGTTGAGAGTCGGTAG
- the kdsB gene encoding 3-deoxy-manno-octulosonate cytidylyltransferase — MTQALGIIPARWGATRFPGKPLHPIAGKPLLRHVWERCRCAKKLDRLIIATDDFRIAEAAFDWGAEVAMTSANHASGTDRIAEVAAKAKEFSHIVNIQGDEPLIDPKLIDRLVRELQRDRNLEMITAAHPFEDPAEAASPHQVKVVLDQNGNALYFSRAAIPASQSGGLKLPGEGRGRFGKRPSLFLRHQGIYGYSRALLLRFVRWKTSPLERAESLEQLRALENGVRIQVVITASGSPGVDTPEDARTIERVLKSAGQRPPRVKRK, encoded by the coding sequence ATGACTCAAGCTCTTGGCATCATACCCGCCCGCTGGGGCGCGACCCGCTTCCCGGGCAAGCCGCTCCATCCGATTGCGGGGAAGCCGCTCCTCCGGCATGTCTGGGAACGATGCCGGTGCGCGAAAAAGCTCGATCGGCTCATTATCGCAACCGACGATTTCCGGATCGCGGAAGCGGCGTTCGATTGGGGCGCTGAAGTGGCCATGACTTCGGCCAACCACGCCAGCGGGACGGACCGCATCGCCGAAGTGGCGGCGAAGGCGAAGGAATTTTCGCACATCGTCAACATCCAGGGCGACGAGCCGCTCATCGATCCGAAACTGATCGATCGCCTCGTGCGCGAATTGCAGCGCGATCGCAACCTTGAGATGATCACGGCAGCGCATCCCTTCGAAGATCCCGCGGAGGCGGCGTCACCTCATCAGGTGAAAGTGGTGCTGGACCAAAACGGCAACGCTCTTTATTTCTCGCGCGCCGCCATTCCAGCTTCGCAGAGCGGCGGTTTGAAACTGCCGGGCGAAGGAAGAGGGCGGTTTGGAAAGCGCCCCTCCTTGTTTCTCCGGCACCAGGGCATCTACGGATATTCGCGCGCTCTCCTCCTCCGTTTCGTTCGCTGGAAAACTTCGCCTTTGGAGCGTGCCGAATCGCTCGAGCAATTGCGCGCGCTGGAGAATGGAGTAAGAATTCAGGTGGTCATCACGGCCAGCGGATCGCCCGGGGTAGACACTCCGGAGGATGCTCGAACCATCGAGCGCGTCCTGAAGTCCGCGGGCCAGCGACCGCCCCGGGTGAAGCGGAAATGA